A window from Dunckerocampus dactyliophorus isolate RoL2022-P2 chromosome 15, RoL_Ddac_1.1, whole genome shotgun sequence encodes these proteins:
- the LOC129167929 gene encoding microsomal glutathione S-transferase 1-like yields the protein MLADLMQDEVLRAFSTYALIVILKMMMLAPLTAYYRLTRGAFANEEDVAFKSAEEKKKLLRTDRNVERVRRCHLNDLENVVPFVLVGLFYTLSGPELSSALLHFRIFAGARVFHTISYIGALPQPCRALSFFLGLLVTFSMAYNVLSEVLVI from the exons ATGTTGGCAGACCTGATGCAAGATGAGGTGTTGAGGGCTTTCAGCACTTACGCACTTATTGTTATCCTGAAGATGATGATGTTGGCGCCTCTTACTGCGTATTACCGCCTCACCAGAGGG GCTTTTGCCAACGAGGAAGATGTGGCCTTTAAGTCTGcagaggagaaaaagaagctGCTGAGAACCGATCGAAATGTAGAGCGAGTTCGAAG ATGTCATCTGAATGACTTGGAGAACGTTGTTCCCTTCGTGCTAGTGGGCTTGTTCTACACTTTAAGCGGACCGGAGCTTTCATCTGCTTTGCTGCACTTCCGCATATTTGCCGGCGCTCGGGTCTTCCACACCATCTCCTACATCGGCGCTCTGCCTCAGCCCTGCAGGGCTCTGTCCTTCTTTCTTGGCCTCCTGGTCACCTTCTCCATGGCGTACAACGTTCTCAGTGAGGTTCTCGTtatctga